One genomic region from Leptolyngbyaceae cyanobacterium JSC-12 encodes:
- a CDS encoding ferredoxin, (2Fe-2S) (IMG reference gene:2510095662~PFAM: 2Fe-2S iron-sulfur cluster binding domain~TIGRFAM: ferredoxin [2Fe-2S]) codes for MAQTYTVEIHHQGTVHTLQVPEDKTVLEVADATGLDLPSSCHAGVCTTCAAQLLEGTVDQADGMGISPELQAQGYALLCVSYPRSDLKVETEKEDTVYQLQFGQSQK; via the coding sequence ATGGCACAGACATACACAGTCGAAATTCATCATCAAGGTACCGTTCACACGCTCCAAGTTCCTGAAGATAAAACGGTCTTGGAAGTCGCAGATGCAACTGGCTTAGATTTGCCTAGCTCTTGTCATGCTGGAGTTTGTACGACCTGTGCTGCTCAACTGTTAGAAGGAACAGTTGACCAAGCAGATGGGATGGGTATCAGCCCTGAGTTGCAGGCACAGGGGTATGCCCTTTTGTGTGTGTCTTACCCACGTTCAGATTTGAAGGTTGAGACAGAAAAGGAAGATACCGTTTATCAACTTCAGTTTGGACAATCCCAGAAATAA
- a CDS encoding Protein of unknown function (DUF3326) (IMG reference gene:2510095660~PFAM: Protein of unknown function (DUF3326)): MRRPYTTVLIVPTGIGAAIGGYAGDALPVARSLAQVSDWLITHPNVLNGAQLYWNLPNALYVEGFGLDQFAAGNWGLALVHQNRVGLILDQGIEADLRVRHLQVADAARATLGLNLTDYVVTDAPLGVALKTAASGATWGTIANPDSLLRAAERAIQAAGATAIAVVTRFPDDPGTCALQNYRQGKGVDPLAGAEAVISHLIVREFRIPCAHAPALAPLPLDPTISPRSAAEELGYTFLPCVLVGLSRAPQFVQSANNLTQDQIWADQVDAVVIPATACGGSAIMHLGNSRVGRPLIIAVRENYTTMQVPPERLGIASVRVNSYLEAVGMIAAHRAGVNPAALNAAIAPLQWLDDVN, from the coding sequence GTGAGGCGTCCTTATACAACTGTTTTGATTGTGCCGACGGGGATCGGGGCAGCGATTGGTGGCTATGCGGGGGATGCACTACCTGTGGCGCGATCGCTGGCTCAGGTTTCCGACTGGTTAATCACTCATCCCAATGTGCTGAACGGAGCACAACTTTACTGGAATCTGCCCAATGCTCTGTACGTTGAGGGCTTTGGACTTGATCAATTTGCTGCTGGGAATTGGGGCTTGGCTCTTGTGCATCAGAACCGAGTTGGATTGATTTTAGACCAGGGCATTGAAGCCGATCTGCGAGTGCGTCACTTGCAAGTGGCAGATGCAGCTCGTGCTACACTGGGCCTTAATTTAACTGATTATGTGGTGACTGACGCGCCTCTGGGGGTGGCATTAAAAACCGCAGCATCTGGTGCAACCTGGGGCACGATCGCCAATCCAGACAGCTTACTCCGGGCAGCAGAACGAGCCATCCAGGCAGCAGGAGCCACTGCGATCGCGGTGGTCACTCGCTTCCCAGACGATCCCGGCACGTGTGCTCTGCAAAACTATCGGCAGGGAAAGGGAGTCGATCCATTGGCAGGAGCCGAAGCTGTAATCAGCCACCTCATTGTTCGAGAATTTCGGATTCCCTGTGCCCATGCCCCAGCCCTTGCCCCCCTGCCGCTTGATCCCACTATTTCGCCGCGTTCTGCTGCAGAAGAGTTGGGTTATACCTTTTTGCCCTGCGTTTTAGTAGGACTTAGCCGTGCTCCGCAATTTGTCCAATCCGCAAACAACCTGACTCAAGACCAAATTTGGGCAGATCAGGTGGATGCTGTTGTGATCCCAGCCACGGCATGTGGCGGAAGTGCCATTATGCATCTGGGGAACTCGCGGGTAGGGAGACCTCTAATCATTGCTGTTCGTGAGAACTACACCACAATGCAGGTGCCGCCCGAGCGATTGGGAATTGCCTCTGTTCGGGTAAATTCTTATCTGGAAGCTGTGGGTATGATTGCTGCTCATCGAGCCGGAGTTAACCCAGCAGCACTCAATGCGGCGATCGCCCCTCTACAATGGTTGGATGATGTAAATTAG
- a CDS encoding family 3 adenylate cyclase (IMG reference gene:2510095663~PFAM: 2Fe-2S iron-sulfur cluster binding domain; Adenylate and Guanylate cyclase catalytic domain) gives MQIYYLPDHRLVEVDLVSTLLEVSLEAGIPHTHVCGGNARCSTCRVVILEGQEYCAPRTPAEQELATQMGFEPRVRLACQTAIAQQGKIALRRLSLDAEDMALFFDQASGKIVSRLLGQEKSVAILFADIRGFTAFAEALPPYDVIYVLNRYFQRMAQVINRHSGTINIYMGDGFMALFGVENPDRAVERAVRAGVEMLAAVEDLNPSLEMLYQRRLKIGIGIHYGDTVIGTIGDPESPQMTAIGDAVNLASRIETANKKLGTNLLISEEAFQETKAHVIVNRQFKVQLPGKSGEYCLYEVSDVVSSPAYDATLIPKTATSGLGQPSRFPRWWAALWNSIQKCFRHHE, from the coding sequence ATGCAAATTTATTACTTACCCGACCATCGCTTGGTTGAGGTAGATCTCGTTTCAACCCTACTAGAAGTATCTCTAGAAGCTGGAATCCCCCATACTCATGTATGCGGTGGGAATGCTCGTTGTTCTACCTGTCGCGTCGTGATTTTGGAAGGACAGGAATATTGTGCTCCTCGTACCCCAGCAGAGCAAGAACTGGCAACACAAATGGGGTTTGAACCGCGCGTGAGATTAGCGTGCCAGACTGCGATCGCCCAACAGGGTAAAATTGCATTAAGACGGCTCTCCCTGGATGCAGAAGATATGGCATTGTTTTTTGACCAGGCATCAGGGAAAATTGTCTCTCGGCTATTGGGGCAGGAAAAATCCGTCGCGATTTTGTTCGCCGATATTCGTGGTTTTACGGCGTTTGCCGAAGCGCTCCCCCCCTACGACGTAATTTACGTCCTTAATCGCTATTTCCAACGCATGGCACAAGTGATCAATCGGCATAGCGGTACGATTAACATTTACATGGGGGATGGGTTCATGGCGCTATTTGGTGTGGAAAACCCAGACCGGGCGGTTGAAAGGGCTGTTCGTGCTGGAGTCGAAATGCTAGCGGCTGTCGAGGATCTCAATCCTTCGCTGGAAATGCTCTATCAGCGCCGCTTAAAAATTGGCATTGGGATTCATTATGGTGACACTGTGATTGGCACGATTGGAGATCCGGAAAGCCCCCAAATGACTGCGATTGGCGATGCTGTTAACCTAGCAAGCCGGATCGAAACTGCCAACAAAAAGCTAGGCACAAACCTGCTAATCTCAGAAGAAGCGTTTCAAGAAACCAAAGCACACGTTATCGTAAACCGTCAATTCAAGGTGCAGCTACCGGGCAAAAGTGGAGAATATTGTCTCTACGAAGTAAGCGATGTGGTTTCCTCGCCTGCTTACGATGCTACCCTTATACCCAAAACTGCGACATCTGGGTTGGGGCAACCTTCCCGGTTTCCTCGTTGGTGGGCTGCTCTGTGGAATTCGATTCAAAAATGTTTCAGGCACCATGAGTAG
- a CDS encoding putative metal-dependent membrane protease (IMG reference gene:2510095659~PFAM: CAAX amino terminal protease family) has product MSDPLPDDPEFSPLTRTQVLIAMGVTALVLLIISKLWLQFGSAILLPVRWTSSAMLIGVGLGLAITLASSVIYTLWEAYRRSADYYLELVLRPLVIPDLIWLGLLPGLSEELLFRGVMLPAFGYDAMAIVFSSLCFGVLHLSSLKQWPYVIWATIVGAALGTSALYTNNLLVPMTAHVVTNFVSSCLWKWGEYRKSELKR; this is encoded by the coding sequence GTGTCAGATCCCTTACCCGATGATCCCGAATTTTCACCCCTGACACGCACCCAAGTGCTAATTGCAATGGGAGTTACTGCTCTGGTATTGCTCATAATTAGCAAACTTTGGCTGCAATTTGGTTCAGCGATCCTGTTACCTGTTCGCTGGACAAGTTCTGCCATGTTGATTGGGGTTGGGTTAGGGCTTGCCATCACCCTGGCTAGTTCTGTGATTTATACTTTGTGGGAAGCCTATCGTCGAAGCGCAGACTACTACTTGGAACTTGTTCTCAGACCATTAGTGATACCTGATTTGATTTGGTTGGGGTTGTTGCCTGGTCTTAGCGAAGAACTGTTGTTTCGGGGAGTGATGTTGCCTGCTTTTGGCTATGATGCAATGGCTATTGTTTTTTCTAGCTTGTGTTTCGGTGTGTTACACCTAAGCAGTTTAAAACAATGGCCCTATGTAATCTGGGCAACTATTGTTGGGGCTGCATTGGGAACTAGCGCTTTGTATACCAACAACTTGCTAGTCCCAATGACTGCTCATGTGGTCACTAATTTTGTTTCTAGCTGTCTGTGGAAATGGGGGGAATATCGCAAGAGCGAACTAAAGCGGTAA
- a CDS encoding hypothetical protein (IMG reference gene:2510095661) has translation MTTHFITAEINLEASLVEMQQAIEAELAKQGKPLRWAVTEVNVERQKAVVEAIVTVGERQEA, from the coding sequence ATGACGACTCATTTCATTACAGCAGAAATTAACCTGGAAGCATCGCTGGTTGAGATGCAGCAAGCAATTGAGGCAGAGCTGGCAAAGCAAGGGAAACCGCTGCGTTGGGCAGTCACTGAGGTGAACGTGGAGCGGCAAAAAGCGGTAGTTGAGGCAATTGTAACGGTTGGCGAACGGCAAGAGGCGTGA